GATTGGCGGCATCGCGCTTGGCGGGATCATTTTCGATCTGGTTTTTACCACCTTCAACTTTCTGCGCTCTGGAACAACCGGCCTAACGGCCCAAGCGCTTGGCGCACGGGACGAATACGAAATCCGGGCGACTTTCTTGCGGGCCTTGGTGATTGCCGGGATCGGCGGCGCGCTGGTGATCATATGCCAAGTCCCTCTGCTCATGGCGGGGCAATGGTTTCTTGGAGGAAGCGAGGGCGTTCAGGCAGCAACGACGCGCTACTTCGACATCCGGATCTACAGCGCGCCGTTCCTTCTTGCCAACTATGCGATCCTTGGCTGGTTTATTGGCCTTGGACGCGCTGGCACCGGGCTGATGGTGCAGCTGTTTTTGAACTGCCTCAACATTGTACTCAGCATCTGGTTCGTCATGGGGCTGGGTTGGAGTGTCGAAGGCGCTGCGCTCGCCACGGTTCTCAGTGAAGTCGCGACCACTGTTTTCGGCCTGACCATCATCCTGGCGCGCCCGCGACCAGGCACTTGGCCGAGCCCGCAGATTGTGTTCGACAAACGTCTCTTATTGCGGATGATGGCGCTGAACCGGGACATCATGATCCGGTCCTTTGCGCTGCTTTATGCATTCGCCTTCTTCATGGCCCGTTCTGCCGATCAAGGCGACGCGGTGCTTGCTGCCAATGCCGTCCTGCAAAAATTCATAATGATCGCGGCCTATTTCCTCGACGGCCTGGCGACAGCTGCAGAACAGTTGGCTGGATGGGCCGTTGGCGCTCGGAAACGCAAGGCCTTTGACCGCGCGCTAAAACTGACGGCGCTGTGGAGCTTTGCAATGGCAGCGCTTCTATCCCTGTTTTTTGCCCTGTTCGGCCACATGATCATTGACCTTCTAACCACCAATGAGGACGTCCGGGCACTGTCCAGAGTTTACCTGATCTGGGTTATCCTCGCGCCGCTTCTCGGGGTTCTCGCTTATCAGATGGACGGCGTTTACATCGGTGCAACCTGGTCCGGAACCATGCGCAACATGATGCTGGTGTCACTCGCCGTCTATATCGCCGCCTATCATGCGCTGTTTCCGCTGATGGGAAACCACGGCCTCTGGCTGGCGATCTCGCTGTTTCTCGGACTGCGCGGCCTGACACTTCTGGCGGTTTGCCAGCGCCGCGCTGCTGAAACCTTCGGCTAGTCACCCGAACTGAAGTTCGTCTCATTGTGCAGCCCTCTCGGTGCGAACTTCAGATTCAAAAGGGTGACTAGCAAGTTTGTGTTTCTAGTGTGGTTTGCGAATTTCAAATTCAGCAAACTAGCGGTTATTGCGTTTACGGCTCTTTGGATGCCCAATCATCAACGCTAGCATCGCGGGCGGCCCGCAATGACGGCAATCCCTTTTCATCAAGTTTGGCAGTGAGGCCCGTGAGGATTTCGTCGATCAGCGACGGCCCCTTGAAAACAAGAGCGGAATAGAGCTGGAGCAGATCGGCACCGGCCTGGATCTTCTCCCAGGCAGTTTCTGCGCTGTCGATACCGCCAACACCGATAATCGGAAGATCCGCTCCCGCCATCTTGCGTGCCTTCGCCAGCATAATGGTCGATCTTTGGAACAACGGGCGGCCGGAAAGGCCCCCGGTCTCCCGAAAAGGCCCCTCACCGCTCAAGCCTTCCCGCGAAATCGTGGTGTTGGAAACAATCAGGCCATCTACCTTTTTGTCCAAGACTTCTTCGACAATATCCTTGAGGTCGCCCTCGACAATGTCCGGCGCAATCTTCAAAAGAACCGGCACCTGGCGGCCGGTTTTCGCAGTTGCCTCATCGCGCGCAGCCATGACGCGGGTCAGCAAATCTGCCAGCGCGGATCGTGCCTGCAGGTCCCGCAAACCCGGCGTATTCGGCGAAGAAATATTCACTGTGAAGTATGAGGCAAATTCCGCGAATTCGCGAATACCGGCAACGTAATCCGCGTTCCGGTCTTCAGAATCCTTGTTGGCGCCGACATTGATGCCAACAATTCCAGAAGCTCCATCCCGAGCTTTCAAGCGGCCCCGCAGAGCACCATGCCCATCGTTGTTGAAGCCATACCGATTGATGACCCCAAGATCGTTCGGCAAACGGAACACGCGTGGTTTTGGGTTGCCCGGTTGAGCGCGCGGCGTAACGGAACCTGCTTCCGTGTACCCGAACCCGAGTTTCAGGAGTGCATCCGGCACTTCGCCGTTCTTGTCAAACCCGGCGGCCATGCCAAGAGGGTTCGGGAAGGTCAGATCCCAAAGGTTGACGGCGAGCCGGGCATCCACCGGGCTTGTTCTCGAAGGCACCAAGCCGGATTTCAGGCCCAAAATTGTCACGCGGTGGGCTGCTTCCGCGTCCAGCAACTGAAGGCCCTTTTGGACCACAGTCTCAAAGACAGTCCCGCTCATACCGCCAGCTCCGGAAACACGTGCGCCCCATCATCGCCGAGGGGAAGATCCCTGACCCAAACTGCCGACGCTGGATCGAGGTAGGAATAAAGGTGCGGAAACAAGGCCCCGCCTCGCGACGGCTCCCATTTCAGGGGGTCGCCAAAGTTTGTGTCGTCGAACGCGACGATGACCAAATCGTTCTGGCCGGCGAAATGCTTGGCAGCAGTTTCCCGGACCTGCTCAGCGCTGGAGAAATGAATGAAACCGTCAGCCATATCCACAGGAGCTCCTTTAAATACGCCAGATTGTTCGGCTGCCTGCCACATGGTTTTGGGCACAATTTTGAAGATCGCTGTCATGCGCTGGTTTCGCTCCATGCGGGGTTGGGTCCATCGAAGTAAGACAAGTCCGCTGTCCGGGATAATTCCGGCGGACACTACTCATGCTCTTCCGGACAGACAAGCGGTGCACTCTTGTCTGTGCTGCCATTCTTGCTTTTTGACAGAAAAAACTGCACTCACCATACTCGGAAAAAAGGTATTTATTCCTGTTTGATTGGTGGTGGGAGACGGGCCCCGATGCTGTCGCACGAAAAAGTATGGGCTGCCATTGATGCATTGGCCTCTTACAACGAGATGACGCCGTCAGGCCTGGCGAAGAGAGCCGGACTGGATCCGACCACCTTTAACCGCTCGAAACGCTTTGCCGGTGATGGGCGTCCCCGGTGGCCATCGACCGAATCTCTTGCAAAGATCCTTGAGGCCACCGGTGAAAGCCTGAAAAGTTTTGCCGGGCGGGTGGAAGCCCCAGAACTAAGGCCGTCCACGACCCTGTCTGCGCTGCCGGTTGCCGGCTTTTCCAACGTGCATGAGGAAAACGCGTTCGACACCACGGGCCGCCCAACGGGAGAACACTGGGAAACAATTGTTTTTCCAACCGACCACACCCAGAACATCTTTGCCCTTGAGGTGTCCGGTGACGCCTTGCTGCCGCTTTATCGTAAAGGTGACCTGATTGTTGTTGCGCCGTCCGCTGCGGTCCGGCGCGGCGACCGGATTGTTTTAAAACCCTCAGAAGGCGGTCTTGCGGTCTATACGCTTTTGAAACGAACACCGAAAACCTTGCAAGTCCAGACAATCGGGGACAATCCGGAGAACGCGGCGCTTCTCCACTCGGCAATTGAGTGGACAGCCCGTATCATCTGGGCGAGCCAATAACAGGGTTGAAATCCGGATATGAAAATCCGCTCACTGGTCGTCCCACTTGCAGTCGTCGGTGCTTTCGCCGGCGCGGTGGCGTGGCTTGTTTTCGCGGAACCGCCAGCCCTACTAGAGCCGGAGACCGTCTCTTCTCAAACCGAACCGGCGGTGGCGGCCAGACCTGAGAATGATGCAGCTCCGCTTGCTCCGAGTGTGCCACCGCAGGAAGAGCAAACTGCCGCTTCCCCTCCAGATGCCATTCGGGATGTGTCGCCGGACGGTGTGTCTGCACCTCAGGTCACCGGTGAACTTACCCGTGTCGGGCCCTCCGAACGGCTGCTGGAACTCCTGAACCCGCCGGTCGAACCAGTCCCGGATGGTCCGCTTGAACTGGTCCGCGTCGAAGTCCCGGATGCAGGACATCTGAAGTCCGGGCGCCTGACAGTGCGCCTCGCTCATATTGAATCGCTGGATTTGGAAGCCACCTGCAAGACAGAAATGGGGGCCTCGTGGCCTTGCGGCATGCGGGCCAGAACCTTTCTGCGCGCTCTCATCCGGCGCTTGAAAGTCAGCTGTGTCAAACAAGAAGACCTGGCCCCCCAGGAAATTTCGGCGGTCTGTACCAGAGGCGCAATCGATCTGAGTTTGCAGTTAGTCCGCTTTGGCTGGGCAACGCCGCTGGAAACTGCCCCGGATGAATTCAAGGAACTCGCAGAAGCAGCCAAAGCCAAGGAGATCGGCCAGTGGCAGACCGAGTGGCTGACAGACCTTCCGCAAGCAGATTGGGCTGAACCCAGCGCCCTCAACGAAATCGATCTGGAGCAACTCGCTCCTAACGTCGTTGACTGGAGCCTGCGGACACTTACCGACGGCACGACAGAGAACTCTGGTGCGGGAGAAGAACAGCCAGAGGTGGAGTAAGTAACCAACCTATACCCACACAACACCTATACCTTGGGCGATAGGTAGTTGAACTAATGTTCACACATTCGATTGTTAGAATTTTTTTTACGGGGCTCACGCTAGGTTAACGACGTTAATTAACTAGCAGTGCGAAAGACCCGTCAAAAATGTCGATGCCGAAGCCCGTAAAGCCTTCCGAAACAGCCAATCTCAGCAAGTTCATCGACTTTATGACCCCAAAGGGCAGCAGCACGCATGCGTCGAAGAAGGTCTGGAAGGATCTCCAATCTGCCATGCCCGACATGCTGGAACGGTTCTACAATGACATGCTCGCAAACGAGGAGCTGCGAGCAAAAATGGGCTCCAACGCTGCCAATCCCAAGTTGTTAAAGAACGCCCAGAGCAAACACTGGGATTACATCTTTAACAATGACCCGGACTTGGAGTTCGTCGGTCAGGCCGCGCGCATCGGTCAGGCTCATGTGCGGATCGGCTTGGAAGCAGAATGGTTGATGTCGGCCTTTGGCCGGATGTTGAACGAAGCCATCCCGGTGCTCATTCGCAAACACCGCTTCTCGCAGAGCGGCATGACCTCGTCCATCCAGGAACTCGTAACCCGTTTCTTTCTGGACATGATCCTCGCGCAACGCGCCTTCGAAACCGAAAAACAGCGGCTGGACGGCATTCATGAGCGGGAAACTACAGGTCTGCGCAACCTTCAAATCACGGCTGACAATATCGTCGAACTGAATGAAATCGTCATGGCGATGGCGCTCTTGTCCCGCAACACACAAGAAGCGAATGTAAATGGGGAATCCATTTCGGCAGCGGCTGATCAGCTGGTTGCCTCCATCGAACAGATCTCGGAAAACAGTGAAGGCGCAGCACAGGAAGCTTCCCAAACCAATGAAGCGGCCAAAGATGGTCTCAACAAGATGTCTGCGGTGTCCCAGGCGATCGGCGACATTTCCCGAACCTCGCGAGAAACATCACAAAGCCTGTCAGACCTCAACACAGCGGCAAACCAGATCAGCGAGTTCCTGTCGGTCATCCAATCGATCGCCGATCAGACGAACTTGCTAGCACTCAATGCAACAATTGAGGCCGCCCGTGCGGGGGAGTCCGGCAAGGGCTTCGCGGTTGTGGCCGCCGAGGTGAAGACACTCGCTTCGCAAACAGGCAAGGCAACGGAAGACATTGCACAGCGCATTGATGCACTGACTGCAGGAATGGCAACAATCCAAACTGCAATTCAGGGATCAGAAGGCGCCGTTCAAAACGGTGAAAGCGCAATCGCGTCTGCCAATGAAATCATGCAGTCGATTGACACGATGGTTGGAAATGTCTCTGAGCGGGCTATCCAGATCACGGATATTTTGCGTCAGCAAAAAGAAGCCAGTCACGAGATCGCAAGAAACGTATCGAATGTCGCGGAATCCAATCGCAACACCGACCTGCAACTCGGCGAAATGCAAACCACGCTCCAGCATTGCAACACCCACTTCAGTGACAATGCAAAGCGCTTCTTCGACGCGGACAGTGACCGGTCATTGGTTGAAATGGCACGGATTGATCATGTTCTCTTCAAAAAGCGGGTCGTCGATACTGTGACCGGACATGACGATTGGGGATCTTCTGTGATGCCTGATCACCATCATTGCCGACTTGGCAAATGGTATGATGGCATCAAAAATGACCGCGTCCGCAACCATCCAGCTTTCAAGGCCCTCGTAGCTCCGCACAAGGAAGTTCATGACGCTGGACATCGGGCTCTTCTGGCGGCGGAGGAAGGCCGCAGGCAGGATGCATTTGACGCGCTCAAAGACTTGGATACGGCGAGTAACGCTGTGTTGGACAAGTTGGTTCTGCTGGCCAAAGCAATGGAAAATGAGCTCCAGGATGCCGAAGCTAGGCGATCTCCACGAAAGGATACGACTGCGGTTACCCAAGCCCAGGTCGATGGCAGAACACAGACTGTCGAAATTGAAAATGTTTCCCGCACAGGCGCAGCACTGAAGGGACTGATCGGCGTTGAAAAAGGCATGACTGTGAGCGTAATGATCGATGATCAGGAACGCCTTGGACATGTTGTCTGGACTGATGCCGGGATGACCGGCATTCAATTCTTTGACGATGCGGACTGAGTTCAAATAAACCAACCGAACGACGGGAACGTAAGCTGGTCACAAAATGAAGGAGACCAGCATGCGGATGTTTACGATATGTGGGATAGCGTTGGCGCTGTCGAGCCCGGCACTTGCGGACCTCGATGTCCGGTTCGATGAGGGCGCGCCAAAAGACCGATTTACAATTTCTGCCGCTGGCGGCTGCGACCTTGGCCCGATGACCGTGACGATCGACCTTCAGCCCTCCCCGTTCGGTCTCATCTTTGACACGACATCAAGCGGCGCCGGCGTTCAGGTGTTTCAGCCTTTCGAAATCACGGATGGCCGAGAACATCTGACAGCAATTCCCTCCGTGAAAGACGGCGACAACAGCATTCAACTGACTGTCGCCAGCCTTGGGAAATCTCAAAGGATTTCCTTCACGATCGACGTTGACGACACCGTACAAAACCGCGAAATCACGGTGTCAGATGCCGAAATCACCGGCGCAAAGGTCGTTGCACTCCAGGACGGCCAACGGTCAGAGGCTGTTTTCGGACCGAATGCAGTCGCGAGCGTCAAAATGAACGCCTGTGTCTCCTGAAAACATAAAAGCCGATGACCGCCACACGGTCATCGGCATTTTCTTGAATGGTGCTAAGCTTTAGTCCGCGATCGTCCCGGCGAGCGCCTTTGAGATCATGTCGCGGGTTTCGGAGATCCCGTAGAGCGCGACAAAAGATCCAAAACGCGGTCCTTTTTCCTGTCCCAACAGCAGCTGATAAAGCGCTGAGAACCAGGCAACGGACACGCCCGGTCCACCATCTGGCCCCTTCTTGTTGTGGTCCTGGTAGCGCTCAATCGCCCGGGCCACATCCAGAACCGCATCCTGTATGGTCGCGCCGTCGGCATCGACCGGTAGCGCCGCGAGTTTCGCATCCAGTTGCTCAAGTGCCTGACGCTCAGTTTCGTCCGGTGTCTTGAAGGACTTGTTCGGCTTTACGAAATCATCGAAGTAACGGATCGCGTGGCCGACCAGCGCGTCAAGCTCAGGATGTGTCTCAGCAGTTACGCCCGGAGCATAACGGGAAATGAATGCCCAAAGCACATCTTTGCTGTCGGCGTTGGATGCAGACACCAGGTTGAGCAACATGGCAAACGGCACCGGCATGTCGATCTTTGGGATGTCGCCGGAGTGAATGTGCCATGCCGGGTTTTGCAGTTTCTGCTCAACCGGCATCTGCTCGTATTTCTGGGCGAACGTATAATATTCGTCGACCGCCTTCGGGATCACATCGAAATACATCCGTTTTGCCGTCCGCGGTTTCTGGAACATGTATAGCGCCAGGCTTTCCGTCGGAGCGTAGGTGAGCCATTCGTCGATGGACAAACCATTGCCCTTCGATTTGGATATCTTCTCGCCTTTGTCGTCCAGAAACAGCTCGTAAACATAGTGCTCCGGCGGTGTTCCACCGAGGACCTTACAGATCTTGTCGTAGACCGCCATGTTCGGGCCATGGTCCTTGCCGAACATTTCAAAATCGACATCAAGCGCTGCCCAGCGCGCGCCAAAGTCCGGCTTCCACTGAAGCTTCACGTTGCCGCCAGTGACCGGCACAGTCACGTCCTGACCGTCTTCATCCTCAAAGGTGATGGTGCCGTCCTTGGCATTGACCTCTTTCATCGGGACATAAAGAACCCGGCCCGAGGCCGGTGAAATCGGCAAGAACGGCGAATACGTTGCCCGGCGTTCTTCGCCCAGCGTCGGCAGCATGACGTCCATCAGCTTCTGATAGCGTTCTGCAGCCCGCAGCAGAATGTCGTCGAACTTGCCAGACTTGTAGTATTCTGTCGCACTCGCGAACTCATAGTCAAAGCCGAAAGTGTCGAGGAACCGGCGTAACATGGCATTGTTATGGTGGCCAAAGCTCTCATAGTCGGCGCCAAACGGGTTCGGCACGACAGTGAGCGGCATCTGCAAATACGGCTCCAGCGCGGCTCGGTCCGGCACGTTTTCCGGGATTTTTCGCATGCCGTCCATATCGTCGGAGAAGCAGATCAACCGGGTCGGGATCTTGTCTTCGGTCAGCAGACGGAACGCAGTGCGCACCATGGTCGTGCGGGCAACTTCACCGAAAGTACCGATATGCGGCAGCCCCGACGGGCCGTATCCTGTTTCGAACAGTACCGGTTTTAGCGGATCCCGCTTCTCGATCCGTTTGACCAGTTTTCGCGCTTCTTCGAACGGCCACGCTTTGGACTTGGTGGCCGCCTCGACAAACTCTTGCGAAAGGTCAAGCGGAGGCAGGGATTGGTCGGTCATGTTCTTAAGGTCGTTTCAATTGTTCTTGAGGGGATAGCCGCCAAACCAGGTCAACACCCGGGGTTGATCAGCTTGATGCGGCGCGACACTAGAAAACGGCGGGGCCGCCGTCAATCAATTGTCAAAGGGAACATGCTTGAAGCAGCGGGTTTGAGCAGCTACATCGGGGCAACAGAAATGCCCATTGGTGGCCAAGGAGAATTGAAAAGTGTCAGGACAAGACCCGATCAGCATCGAGGAAGCTCTCATCTACGTGATGGTGATTGTCGCCGCCTCGGACAATTCCATGACCGACAATGAACTGGCAACGATCGGCGACATGATCAAGACACTGCCCGTCTTCAAGGATTACAACCCGAACAATGTCATCCCGGCAGCCCAGCGCTGCGGTGACATCCTGCAGGAAGAAAATGGCTTGTCGCTGGTTCTAGAACTGGTTGGCGACATTCTCCCGGCCAAGCTCTATGACACTGCCTATGCCCTGGCTGTTGAGGTGGCCGCGGCCGACCTGCATGTCGAAAAAGAAGAACTGCGGATCTTGCAGTTGTTGCGCGATCGTTTCAGCCTGGACAAGTTGACAATCGCTGCCATCGAACGCGCAGCCATTGCCCGCCACCGCACCGCTTGATCGAAGGTATCTGATCATTGCGTTTCATGCAGCGGCGCTGGGTGTACTGGCTGACCGGATCGGTTTTTGGCGCTGTGTTGCTGCTTCTCGGCCTGCAGGTATTATCGGGTCTCGATGATTTTGACCTTTCGGCTTACGAGGCCAGGTCGGTTTTGTTTAGCCATCAGGACACACAAATCTCCGGGACCCTGCACCTGCCCGGCGTGCAGGACGCTCCTGTCATACTGCTGGTCCATGGCGACGGACCGCAGGACCGGTACTCGGGCGGCGGATACCTACCGCTCATAAAGGTCTTTCTTGAGAGCGGCATTGCCGTTTACTCCTGGGACAAGCCAGGGGTCGGCGCTAGCCAAGGAAATTGGCTGGACCATTCCATGAGTGACAGGGCTGACCTTGCGAAGACGGCCCTTTCTCAGTTGAAAACACTTCCCGGCCTGTCACTGTCTTCATTCGGCTTTCTGGGGTTTTCTCAGGCCGGATGGGTGCTGCCTCACCTGGCCCAGGAAAGCGAACCAACAGACTTTCTTGTGCTCATTGGAGGTGCCGTCGATTGGCAACGCCAAGGGCAATATTACACACGGCAAAGACTGGCTGCTGACGGCGCTTCAGCAGAGGCAATCAAAAGCGAACTGGATCGCCAAGCTGGTCGGAACGAGCAGTATCTGGGCCCAGAGGCGGCTTACGCCGATTATCTTACCGCTCAAGACACATCCAGCCCGATGCTGGAGGATCGGTTTAACTTCGTCAAAAGGAACTGGCGTTCAAATTCAACAGAAACGCTGAAGACTTCCGAAAAACCGATGTTCATCATTCATGGCAGCGACGACCTGAACGTTGATCCCGACTATAATTCTCAGACCTACCGGCAAATTTTGGAAAACCAACACCCAGCCAATCGGTTCGAGATCATCGACGGTGCCACTCATGGCTTGTTGCGCTCTGATTTGTTCAATTATCAGCGCCCCGACCAAATGCCTTTTTGGGTGGAATGGGCCTTTTTGGCTTTGGGGCGTGAGGCCTTTGCGCCGGGAACACTCGACCTTATCGCCAACTGGGTCCATGACCAGTCGCATTCTGCTAGTGTGACGGTGCGCTAGTTTGGATCAAGGTTCAGGGTGTATTAAACAAACTCCGCCTGGTTGCCCAAATCGTTCCAAATTGAATTAATAGCTTTACCCGCCCCTAACCGGGAGGCCGCTAAGACCCGATCAGAGCCGAAAAGGCCAAGGGGCATCATGCGGAGATGGGGATGAACAAGCCTTCACAAGGCTATCAGGCGACTGTGCGCTATCCGTTAAGGCGCCATCAGCAGCAAGTCGCCCTTAGGCACCCCGCTCAAGCCCATCGCCCCAATCGGCAGGTTTCCCGCAACAAAGCCCAGAAGAAGGCCCACTGGGGTGTGCGGATGCTGATCGCCTTTGTTGGCTGGATCGTTGGCGTCACTGCCGTCTCGCTGGTGATGTTCGCCGAGTATCATTATCCGCTGGCCAAAAACCGCGACCCGGATCTTTTTGCGCTCGTCCTTGGAACCGGTTTTGCCGGACATGCGATCTATGCTGTCATGGCGATCCTGGCCGTTGCTCTGCTTACCGCGTTCAACCGCCGGAAATGGATCTTGTGGGTCTTGATCGGGTTTGCCGGCGGCCTCTACAGTGTCTGAAAGTGCCAGTGCCCGACCTAGTTGAGGCTACGGATCGTATCGGGAAGGTCCAGCGAGAATGCCGGCACTTCAACCTGGAAGGTTGTGCCGTCTGGACGCGCCATTTCGTACGAACCAGCCATGATGCCGGAATCGGTCGCCAGCGGGCAATAGGAGGAATACTCGTAGGTCTCACCCGGCTCGATCACAGGCTGCTCACCAACCACACCTTCGCCGCGCACCTCTTCCAGACGGCCGAGAGCGTCCGTGATCATCCAATACCGGCTCTTAAGCTGTACCGGCTTGTCACCACCATTGTGGATCTCAACAAGATAGGCCCAGATAAACTCCTGGTCTTCCGGCTTCGACTCATCGTCCAGATAATAGGGCTCTACGGAGACTTCGATATTGTCGGTTATGGCGCGGTAACTGCCAGACACGATTGTTCCTTTTATCATTCCGGCCGGGTGGCCGAGTTGCATGTGGCTTATAGGGCGATTGACGCAACCGTGAAAGAGTATGGCTTGTGAAATCGGACCGGATTTCGCATTAACGCCCAAACAATCCTTCGTAAAGCCGCTTCTTCATGTTTGATGCCCGCCTTCGACCAATGATCGATCCTCCCTTGAATGCAATCGGGGTGCGGCTGGCAAATGCCGGCATCAGCGCCAATATGGTGACAGTGTCCGGTTTTTGCCTGGGGTGTCTGGCTGCCGTTTCAATTGCTTTTGGATATTTCCTGGCCGGCTTTGCTCTGATCGCTCTCAATCGGCTATTTGACGGATTGGACGGTGCGGTTGCGCGCGCCAGCCAGAAAACGGATCTTGGCGGCTATCTGGACATCACGCTCGACTTCTTTTTCTACGGCGCGATTCCACTCGCCTTTGCGATCCAGGCTCCAGAGACCAATGCGCTGCCCGCAGCGGCTCTGCTTGCAAGTTTTTATGCCAATGGCTCGGCGTTTCTCGCCTTTGCCATCATGGCGGAAAAACGTAACCTTTCGACCAGCCACCAGGGGGCCAAGTCTCTCTACTACATCGGCGGCCTCGCGGAAGGCACCGAAACGATCGGCCTCTTTTTGCTGATGGCGCTGCTGCCAGCCTGGTTCCCTGTCCTTGCCTGGGTTTTTGCCTGCGTTTGCCTTGTGTCCGCCGGGGCCCGCGTCCTGATCGGTCTCCGCGCCTTGAAGGATCGCTGATCGCTTGGCCATACCCCTCAGGGCCATGCCATTCAGGGCCCGGTGCTCTCGCAGAATTGCCAGAATGTTTGCGCAGCGCGAGACCGCGAAGCCTTGTCGATCCGAGCCAAGATAATCGACCTTGGCGCAGTCGGGGTGAGCGGCAGGACTTTCACGCCAGCCGGCTCAGACGGAAGAGCCAGTTTTGCAATGATCGACACTCCAAGGCCTGCGTTGACCAGTGCCAGGATCGAATTCACCTGCAATATGGTGTGCGCCACCTTCGGCGTCTGTCCGGCTGCCGCGAACCACTTTTCGACCAACGGCGCACTCCCGCCTTTGGTCAGGATAAAGGGATCGCGGCAAAGATCCTCTGCCCGCACCGTTGACCGTACCGCCAACGGATGATCGTCCTGAACCAAGGCAACCAATTCGTCCGACACGAGCGGGAAAATGTCCAGGTCCTCCTTATGCGGATCCGCCAGTATCGCCGCATCCACACCGCCACTGCGCAAGACCGTTTCAAGATCTGCGTCCGGGAATTCAAGGATCTCAACGTCAATACAAGGAAACTTCCGGCCAAACGCCCCAAGTAGCCGTGGGAGAATATGAAAGGAGGCGGACGATCCAAAAGACCCGAGACGGACGGTCCCGATCTTGTCCCGCCGGACATCCTGCAAATGGCGGAGTGCCTTGTCTTGCAGAAGATCGGCCTGACGGGCAAATACCGCCAACGCTTGCCCTTCTTCGGTCAACCCGAGCGGCCGGGCCCCGCGAATGAGCAAATCCAATCCAAACCGTTTTTCCAGCTGGGCAATGCCCTTGCTAACAGCCGGTTGAGATATGCCCAGGGCCCTTGCAGCCTCCGAAACACTTCCCGTTTCCCCGATGATCCGAAGAGCCCGGACCATTGCGAGAGGAAGATCCTGAGAATCTGACGGCAAAATATAACCTCAAGTTATTTTCTTATACCAATATATATCTCTATTCGACCTTCCAGCACAATTCTCGTCTGGACAACATCATGCCCCTTGAAAACTGGCTCGCCTTCGTCGCCGCCTCTCTCATCCTGACCATGACACCTGGCCCCAGTATTCTATTGGGTATGGTTCATGCCTTGCGCTTCGGGACAAAACGCACGCTCTACACGGCCTTGGGAGACATTTCCGCCAACATGATCCAGATGCTGCTGGTCGCAGCGGGCCTTGGCATCGTCATTGCTAATTCAGCTGTCGGATTTCAGGCGATCAAATGGACA
This window of the Roseibium alexandrii DFL-11 genome carries:
- a CDS encoding MATE family efflux transporter → MSSPTSTETAAPAADVTVTHRGVLAIAVPMTLAYLSTPLLGVVDMAVIGRLGDAALIGGIALGGIIFDLVFTTFNFLRSGTTGLTAQALGARDEYEIRATFLRALVIAGIGGALVIICQVPLLMAGQWFLGGSEGVQAATTRYFDIRIYSAPFLLANYAILGWFIGLGRAGTGLMVQLFLNCLNIVLSIWFVMGLGWSVEGAALATVLSEVATTVFGLTIILARPRPGTWPSPQIVFDKRLLLRMMALNRDIMIRSFALLYAFAFFMARSADQGDAVLAANAVLQKFIMIAAYFLDGLATAAEQLAGWAVGARKRKAFDRALKLTALWSFAMAALLSLFFALFGHMIIDLLTTNEDVRALSRVYLIWVILAPLLGVLAYQMDGVYIGATWSGTMRNMMLVSLAVYIAAYHALFPLMGNHGLWLAISLFLGLRGLTLLAVCQRRAAETFG
- a CDS encoding quinone-dependent dihydroorotate dehydrogenase; translation: MSGTVFETVVQKGLQLLDAEAAHRVTILGLKSGLVPSRTSPVDARLAVNLWDLTFPNPLGMAAGFDKNGEVPDALLKLGFGYTEAGSVTPRAQPGNPKPRVFRLPNDLGVINRYGFNNDGHGALRGRLKARDGASGIVGINVGANKDSEDRNADYVAGIREFAEFASYFTVNISSPNTPGLRDLQARSALADLLTRVMAARDEATAKTGRQVPVLLKIAPDIVEGDLKDIVEEVLDKKVDGLIVSNTTISREGLSGEGPFRETGGLSGRPLFQRSTIMLAKARKMAGADLPIIGVGGIDSAETAWEKIQAGADLLQLYSALVFKGPSLIDEILTGLTAKLDEKGLPSLRAARDASVDDWASKEP
- a CDS encoding DUF952 domain-containing protein; the protein is MTAIFKIVPKTMWQAAEQSGVFKGAPVDMADGFIHFSSAEQVRETAAKHFAGQNDLVIVAFDDTNFGDPLKWEPSRGGALFPHLYSYLDPASAVWVRDLPLGDDGAHVFPELAV
- a CDS encoding S24 family peptidase; the protein is MLSHEKVWAAIDALASYNEMTPSGLAKRAGLDPTTFNRSKRFAGDGRPRWPSTESLAKILEATGESLKSFAGRVEAPELRPSTTLSALPVAGFSNVHEENAFDTTGRPTGEHWETIVFPTDHTQNIFALEVSGDALLPLYRKGDLIVVAPSAAVRRGDRIVLKPSEGGLAVYTLLKRTPKTLQVQTIGDNPENAALLHSAIEWTARIIWASQ
- a CDS encoding thermonuclease family protein — encoded protein: MKIRSLVVPLAVVGAFAGAVAWLVFAEPPALLEPETVSSQTEPAVAARPENDAAPLAPSVPPQEEQTAASPPDAIRDVSPDGVSAPQVTGELTRVGPSERLLELLNPPVEPVPDGPLELVRVEVPDAGHLKSGRLTVRLAHIESLDLEATCKTEMGASWPCGMRARTFLRALIRRLKVSCVKQEDLAPQEISAVCTRGAIDLSLQLVRFGWATPLETAPDEFKELAEAAKAKEIGQWQTEWLTDLPQADWAEPSALNEIDLEQLAPNVVDWSLRTLTDGTTENSGAGEEQPEVE
- a CDS encoding methyl-accepting chemotaxis protein, whose translation is MSMPKPVKPSETANLSKFIDFMTPKGSSTHASKKVWKDLQSAMPDMLERFYNDMLANEELRAKMGSNAANPKLLKNAQSKHWDYIFNNDPDLEFVGQAARIGQAHVRIGLEAEWLMSAFGRMLNEAIPVLIRKHRFSQSGMTSSIQELVTRFFLDMILAQRAFETEKQRLDGIHERETTGLRNLQITADNIVELNEIVMAMALLSRNTQEANVNGESISAAADQLVASIEQISENSEGAAQEASQTNEAAKDGLNKMSAVSQAIGDISRTSRETSQSLSDLNTAANQISEFLSVIQSIADQTNLLALNATIEAARAGESGKGFAVVAAEVKTLASQTGKATEDIAQRIDALTAGMATIQTAIQGSEGAVQNGESAIASANEIMQSIDTMVGNVSERAIQITDILRQQKEASHEIARNVSNVAESNRNTDLQLGEMQTTLQHCNTHFSDNAKRFFDADSDRSLVEMARIDHVLFKKRVVDTVTGHDDWGSSVMPDHHHCRLGKWYDGIKNDRVRNHPAFKALVAPHKEVHDAGHRALLAAEEGRRQDAFDALKDLDTASNAVLDKLVLLAKAMENELQDAEARRSPRKDTTAVTQAQVDGRTQTVEIENVSRTGAALKGLIGVEKGMTVSVMIDDQERLGHVVWTDAGMTGIQFFDDAD